The genomic interval GCGTCGCCGCCCTCGGACAGCGCGTGCTCGGCGTAGTCGAGCACGCGCACCTCGACGCCTACGTGCGAGATGGCGTCCACGAACGCCGCGACGGGTCCGTTGCCGACCCCCTCGAGCGTCAGCTCCTCGCCCCGGTCGAGCACGTCGATCGACATCGTCGTGGCGCCGTCCTCGGCCGACACCGTGCGCGTCTCCCGCAGCTTGAGGCGACCCCACGGTTCGAGTCCCGCCGCGTTGTCCGGGTCGACCGGGAGGTACTCGTCGGTGAAGATGCGCCAGATGTCGTCGCCGGTCACCTCGGTGCCCCCGGCGTCGGTGTGCTTCTGCACGACGCCCGAGAACTCGATCTGCAGGCGGCGCGGCAGGTCCAGGGCGTGCTCGGTCTTGAGCAGGTAGGAGATGCCGCCCTTGCCGGACTGGGAGTTGACGCGGATGACGGCCTCGTAGGACCGGCCGACGTCGCGCGGGTCGATCGGCAGGTAGGGCACGCCCCACGTCAGCTCGTCGATGTCCTTGCCCGTGGCCTCGGCCCGCCCGGCCATGTGCTCGAAGCCCTTCTTGATGGCGTCCTGGTGCGAGCCGGAGAACGCCGTGAACACCAGGTCGCCCGCGTATGGGTGCCGCTCGTGCACGGGGAGCTGGTTGCAGTACTCGACGGTCCGGCGGATCGCGTCGATGCCGCCGTCGACGGTGAAGTCGATCTGCGGGTCGACGCCCTGGCTGAACATGTTCATGCCGAGCGTCACCAGGTCGACGTTGCCGGTGCGCTCGCCGTTGCCGAACAGGCAGCCCTCGATGCGGTCGGCGCCCGCCTGGTAGCCGAGCTCGGCGGCGGCGACGGCGGTGCCGCGATCGTTGTGCGGGTGCAGCGAGAGCACGACGTTCTCGCGGTGGTCGAGGTGGCGGCTCATCCACTCGATCGAGTCGGCGTACACGTTGGGCGTGGCCATCTCGACGGTCGCCGGCAGGTTGATGATCACGGGGCGGTCCGGCGTCGGCTCCAGGACGTCGAGCACCGCGTTGCAGATGCGGGCCGCGAACTCCAGCTCGGTGCCGGTGTACGACTCGGGCGAGTACTCGTAGTACACGGTCGTCTCGGGGACGGTCTCCTCGAGCTTGCGGCACAGCCGCGCACCCTGGAGCGCGATGTCGACGATGCCGTCGACGTCGGAGCGGAACACGACCTCGCGCTGGAGGATCGACGTCGAGTTGTAGATGTGCACGATCGCCTGCTTCGCGCCGCGGATCGCG from Xylanimonas allomyrinae carries:
- the leuA gene encoding 2-isopropylmalate synthase; this translates as MIHETTRGIAARNPQTPTPMPVRKYVPFHEQIDVSLPDRTWPDTRITKAPRWCAVDLRDGNQALIEPMNAERKLRMFELLVRMGYKEIEVGFPSASQTDYDFVRMLIESGRIPDDVVIQVLSQCRDHLLERTYDAIRGAKQAIVHIYNSTSILQREVVFRSDVDGIVDIALQGARLCRKLEETVPETTVYYEYSPESYTGTELEFAARICNAVLDVLEPTPDRPVIINLPATVEMATPNVYADSIEWMSRHLDHRENVVLSLHPHNDRGTAVAAAELGYQAGADRIEGCLFGNGERTGNVDLVTLGMNMFSQGVDPQIDFTVDGGIDAIRRTVEYCNQLPVHERHPYAGDLVFTAFSGSHQDAIKKGFEHMAGRAEATGKDIDELTWGVPYLPIDPRDVGRSYEAVIRVNSQSGKGGISYLLKTEHALDLPRRLQIEFSGVVQKHTDAGGTEVTGDDIWRIFTDEYLPVDPDNAAGLEPWGRLKLRETRTVSAEDGATTMSIDVLDRGEELTLEGVGNGPVAAFVDAISHVGVEVRVLDYAEHALSEGGDACAAAYVEALVGDDVLWGVGVDPSITTASLKAIVSAVNRAARA